In a single window of the Rhineura floridana isolate rRhiFlo1 chromosome 3, rRhiFlo1.hap2, whole genome shotgun sequence genome:
- the ABHD16A gene encoding phosphatidylserine lipase ABHD16A: protein MAKLLSCIVGPRLYRVYRERDPVRIRRIRAEAEDTSQGLLEPSWESYYQPRTLEKHADSILALASVLWSISYYSSPLAVFYLYRKGYLTMSKVVAISHYAGTMLLLLAGIACLRGIGRWTNPQYIQFITILEDAYRYGTPEHKKKLASYNFDFRSWPVDFRWDDVTSRSDSRNVSLLRSEPKHRSMVNGFLHTIKKLPCQIASYLVAHTFGRRMLYPGSVYLLQKALMPMLLQGQARLVEECNGTRAKLAACDGNEIDTIFMDRRETSEPQGRKLVICCEGNAGFYEVGCLSTPLDAGYSVLGWNHPGFAGSTGIPLPQNEANAMDVVIQYALHRLGFLPEDIILYAWSIGGFTATWAAMSYPDISALILDASFDDLVPLALKVMPESWRGLVTRTVRQHLNLNNGEQLCRYQGPVLLVRRTKDEIITTTVPEDIMSNRGNDLLLKLLQHRYPKVMAEEGVRVVREWLEASTPLEEASVYSRYEVEDDWCLSVLKSYKAEDGDEFPWSVGDDMTPEGRRQLALFLARKHLQNFEATHCTPLPPLEFHLPWSL, encoded by the exons ATGGCGAAGTTGCTGAGCTGCATTGTGGGCCCGCGGCTGTACCGGGTCTATCGGGAACGAGACCCTGTCAGAATCCGTCGCATTAGAGCTGAGGCCGAAGACACGTCCCAAGGCCTCCTAGAACCTTCTTGG GAGTCTTATTACCAGCCACGGACCCTTGAAAAACATGCCGATAGCATCCTCGCACTG GCTTCCGTACTGTGGTCCATTTCCTATTACTCCTCCCCGCTCGCTGTGTTTTACCTGTACCGAAAAG GGTATTTAACGATGTCGAAAGTTGTTGCTATTTCTCACTATGCCGGGACTATGCTGCTCTTGCTGGCTGGGATTGCCTGCCTCAGAG GCATTGGTCGTTGGACAAACCCCCAGTACATCCAGTTCATCACCATCCTTGAGGATGCATACAGATATGGCACCCCCGAGCACAAG AAGAAACTCGCTAGCTACAACTTTGACTTCAGGAGTTGGCCTGTGGACTTCCGGTGGGACGACGTCACAAGTCG GTCAGATTCACGAAATGTTTCTCTGTTGCGGTCAGAACCAAAGCACCGAAGTATGGTCAACGGCTTCCTACATACCATTAAGAAGCTACCCTGCCAGATTGCCAG CTATTTAGTGGCTCACACCTTTGGACGGCGTATGCTGTACCCAGGCTCTGTGTATCTACTGCAGAAGGCCCTTATGCCCATGTTGCTTCAAGGACAGGCCCGACTGGTGGAGGAA TGCAATGGAACAAGAGCAAAGCTGGCGGCTTGTGACGGAAACGAAATAGACACCATATTCATGGACCGGAGAGAGACCTCAGAGCCACAAGGCAGGAAACTG GTGATATGCTGTGAAGGAAATGCAGGTTTCTATGAAGTTGGCTGCCTCTCCACCCCCCTAGATG CTGGATACTCTGTGCTGGGATGGAATCACCCTGGATTTGCAGGCAGCACG GGAATACCACTGCCGCAGAATGAGGCAAATGCCATGGATGTGGTGATACAGTATGCCCTCCACCGCTTGGGCTTTCTTCCTGAGGACATCATCCTCTACGCCTGGTCCATTGGGGGTTTCACAG ccACTTGGGCAGCCATGTCCTATCCAGACATCAGCGCCCTTATCCTGGATGCCTCCTTCGATGACCTCGTTCCTCTTGCCCTCAAGGTCATGCCGGAAAGCTGGA GGGGCTTGGTCACCAGGACAGTGAGGCAGCATCTGAACCTCAATAATGGGGAACAGCTTTGCAG GTACCAGGGACCCGTGTTGCTGGTGCGCCGGACCAAAGATGAGATCATCACTACAAC GGTTCCTGAAGATATTATGTCCAACAGAGGCAATGACTTGCTTCTGAAGTTACTACAGCACAG GTATCCCAAAGTCATGGCCGAAGAGGGTGTCAGAGTCGTAAGGGAATGGCTGGAGGCTTCCACGCCCCTGGAGGAAG CCTCTGTTTATAGCCGCTATGAAGTGGAAGATGACTGGTGTCTGTCAGTACTGAAGTCATACAAAGCCGAAGATGGAGATGAGTTTCCCTGGAGTGTCG GTGATGACATGACACCTGAAGGAAGACGGCAGCTTGCACTGTTCCTG GCCCGGAAGCACCTCCAAAACTTTGAAGCGACACACTGCACCCCACTCCCTCCCCTAGAATTTCACCTCCCTTGGAGCTTATAG